A region of the Oncorhynchus nerka isolate Pitt River linkage group LG26, Oner_Uvic_2.0, whole genome shotgun sequence genome:
CAACAAAACTTTTGTTTTGCATTTTGATGGGCCGATGGTAGCCCCTACattattttaaaaattaaaattatatatatatatatacatggagGAAATACATATGTGGAGGAATTGAACACACTGTAAAATATGTAAATATAGCATATGTATGACTGTGTGGTGGTCTAATAAGGAATATGCTATTATTTCTATATTTAAACATCTAAAGCAAATACTTCTTCACAGATTCGACAACTCTTCGTTGTTGTTTTCATGGGTAGGTTTGTTGGATCTACGAACATTCCAGCAAGCATGTTGGAACATCGCATGCCAGATGAGATGGTCATCAGAGGGACGTGCTTTTTAAAAATTTTAACAGTGAAAATATGAGCAGAAAATTAACATAGGCCATTGTAAATGTTAGATAAATAACAAGTCATATTTAAATAGAGAAGTAGACCAAAGGTTGGAATGTAGGACATGCGAGAACATAATTCTGGGCCTTTCTTTCCGGATGGGCGCCTCCCGGTAAATGAGCTTCTCTATAGAAGCGGGTAGGATATTCCCACACAATGCAAATAACTTCCAATCACTGTCTATGTTCGATGGGCATTCAAATTAATAAGGCTTTGTAAATAGTATCGCACTGACGTTATTACATAGTAGGCTGTGCTTTAGGTCGGCTTCCTCTGGTTTGCGCTCGAGTCAGATACCTAGGCCTATTATATGTGGCCGAGGGCTACTTTACACGTTTACAGAATTCCTCTAAAGAGGAGGGGGTGAATTGGATGCCACACACCTCCCCCTTCTGAACGAGCAGAAGCTACGTCCGCACTTCTCTCTTTCTGCATCTATAGACGGTAGCCAACGGAGAAGTCACGGCGAAATCACCCGTCTGTTTTTCATACTTTAACAAAACACCAGGGAATACGTTTATAATGGAGTCAATATTTGCGTTAATATTGCTCTGTGTAACGGGAACCCATGTAAGCAGTAGCCCGGGCCCGTTAGAAGATGTGGTTATTGATCGGTATGACATTCCAAGAGTTTGTCCCAGAGAAGTGCAAACGGGAGATTTCGTTCGTTATCATTACAACGGTACCTTCACCGACGGCAAAAAGTTCGATTCAAGGTAAGCTACGACGCACGACTCGCTTGTATAGGTCTATTGACATAGTGCAGAAGAGCATCAAAGCAGGGCAAGCCTATCTGATTCCTGTGCAAATACATTCTGTGCTGGCTGGAGGACATTTTCGTTTAACTATGGTCTCACGCAGTTGGCCTGTTGCAGACGTGTCCTACCTCTAAATTTGCAGCCCCTCTAAGCAACCATTTTGAAACTTTGTATCGAAGATCCTGCGCTTCATAGATACATTGTAACTTTGTCCCTGTGCTGTGCATTTTTGCACAGATACATTGTAACTGTCGTGTGCGTTGGTGCGTGTCATGCGCATCCTCGAACGAGGCCTATGTAGCGCTCAGCACAATATCGTTCAATGGTGTTTACTACTACGACATGCCACGCACACTCAACGCAAAGACGAACAGCTGAATTCAGTTGGTTGATAGGCTGGGTGAGGCTTTTTCTTAAAATGCCTGTTTAGTTATTTTACGATGGCCTACTTTTGTGTTTTGTTCATTACTTATTTTATTATTTGCACACAACCCATTCAGATATGGTTAGATACATGGTTTACAACCAGTTAAAATGAATATAAATAGTCTAATATAATAATAGGAATAGAACAGAATAACTTGACTAGACACCGCCTACCATTGAAAGAAATATAATCTTTGTAATCTTGAGGAATGTCTCTTCTATTCTCTCCATCTAACCTCTCTTCTACCCATCCCCCCTTTCAGTCATGAACGTGGTGCACCCTTCAGTGGGCAGGTGGGACTGGGGCGTCTCATCACTGGTCTGGACAGGGGAGTTCAGGGCATGTGTGTCAATGAGCGCAGAAAAGTTACCGTCCCCCCACACCTTGCCTATGGAAGCATAGGAGCAGGTAACAACTCATTTCATTCTCTTATATGACCTTTACAGTTTACATAGGGCCTGGCACCAGATGGTGTGCCCTGTACAAACTAAATTCCACAAATAGTTATCCTCTGATGCTGGCCCCAGTCGTATATTCCAGTGTCACACAATGAATTcccaacctgtctctctctctcctaggtgATGTGATCCCTGCTGACACTGTGTTGGTGTTTGACGTGGTTCTGCTCGACATCTGGAACACAGAAGACAAGGTCCAGACACGCAGCCTCAGCAAACCTGAGAGCTGCAAGCGCCTCGTGGAGGCTACTGACTTCATCCGTTATCACTACAACGGCACCCTGCTGAACGGCGTGCCCTTCGACTCCAGGTGGGGTCCATATCTACTCTCAGTCatgctgtatgtatgtgtgtgtgtgtgtgttaacccgtTCCGTCCATGTCTCTTTCAGCCACTCTAGGAACGGCACCTATGACACTTACGTGGGCATGGGCTACCTCATTAAGGGCATGGACGAGGGTCTAATCGGCATGTGTGTGGGAGAGACACGCACCATCATCATCCCACCCTTCCTGGCCTATGaggagaagggatatggtaagtactagtaaccactgtttataatccctagcctatgaagAGAAGGGAcatggtaactactagtaaccgaaaggttgcaagatcgaatccccgagctgacaaggcaaaaatctgttgttctgcccctgaacaaggcagttaacccactgttcctaggccgccaatgaaaataagaatttgttcttaaccgacttgcctagttaaatgcaGGTGAAATATATATTACAGATTAAAAACAATGTTGTGGACCACCCCCTCAGAGGAAGTAAGATTTGCattgggctgtgtacagatgatATAATTGACTCTAAGCACCCATCCTTCTCTTCCAGGCACTGTGATTCCATCCCAGGCCACCCTGGTGTTTGAGGTCTTCATGATCGACCTGTTCAACCCTAAGGATGACATCTCCGTGGTGGTCAAGGAGGTGCCTAAGAGCTGCACCCGTAAAACCGTGGTGGGAGACTACATCCGTTACCACTACAACGGAACCTTCCAGGACGGCTCTGGCTTTGACACCAGGTAGGAACGGGTTTAATACATCTACTGTCAAACCAAGACTTGTGTGAGTGAAAGGGCGCATTGTAAAGACTGACTCTAATTTGCATTTGCTATGTTTCCTCTTTCTGCAGCTACCAGCGCAACAGCACATACAACACCTACATTGGCATGGGCTATGTGATTCAGGGCATGGACAAGGCCCTCCAGGGGTTGTGTATTGGAGAGAAGAGGCGTGTCATCCTTCCTCCTCACATGGCCTATGGGGAGAAGGGAACTGGTGAGTATGTGGCTCTGTGGCATTGGCCAAAGGTTTTGGGGTGGGAGGAGTCAGAGTAGCATTTACATGTCTTACTGTCCAGTGGCCACGCCGAGTCTTGTCCCTGCTCCTATTCAAATTCCCttcttctctttttttctctcctcctcccccactctaGGAGACCTCATCCCTGGCTCGGCCGTGCTGGTCTTTGACATCCACGTTATCGACTTCCACAACCCTAAGGACCTCGTTGAGATCAAGGTGACCAGCAAGCCCGAGAAGTGCAACCTGACCAGTGAGGTGGACGATCTGATCCAGTACCGTTACAACTGCTCCCTGATGGACGGCACCCTGCTCTACTCCTCGTGAGTAGGAGCGCCTCCTGTCCATCGCACCGCCATACCGCAACGCCACACTGCAGCGCCTGATCCAGTCATGTAATCTAATCACCCCTGGCTACTTGTCTGACTGATATCACTAGGCCTCCACGCCAACAGACAGGAAGACTTATCAGCTACTTATGTTGTGTAGAAAGGAAAATATATGATACAGAATATAACCAAGACATAGAAACCAGCCATATCTAtaactatatattatatacatcttaCAACGTAGAAAGTATAGGGCTACATACTTAATTCCTACTGACTGATAGCACGTTGGAGCTTTGGCGGGGCCTTGATCAATATCTCCCTCCTCTTCCAGGGACCACTATGAGAATGCCCCCATCACCACCCTGGGAGCCAACAAAGTGATTGAGGGTCTGGACGAGGGCCTGAGGGGCATGTGTgtgggagagaagagagtggtGATCGTCCCACCCCACCTGGGACATGGAGAAAATGGAGGTGAGGGAATGAACTAGTCATGATCACTTTCATCTTGAAACCCAGAACCAAATCCTGCGTGGCGATATCTTGCGTTTGGACATTCCATTATTCCGACACTGTTTCTATGTCTCTCATCGTGCTCTCCCCTCCATGTCCCTGCAGCCAAGGGCGTTCCCAGCAGTGCCGTGCTGCACTTTGAGCTGGAGCTGTTGGACCTGCAGAAGGGAGTGCCT
Encoded here:
- the LOC115110265 gene encoding peptidyl-prolyl cis-trans isomerase FKBP10-like, yielding MESIFALILLCVTGTHVSSSPGPLEDVVIDRYDIPRVCPREVQTGDFVRYHYNGTFTDGKKFDSSHERGAPFSGQVGLGRLITGLDRGVQGMCVNERRKVTVPPHLAYGSIGAGDVIPADTVLVFDVVLLDIWNTEDKVQTRSLSKPESCKRLVEATDFIRYHYNGTLLNGVPFDSSHSRNGTYDTYVGMGYLIKGMDEGLIGMCVGETRTIIIPPFLAYEEKGYGTVIPSQATLVFEVFMIDLFNPKDDISVVVKEVPKSCTRKTVVGDYIRYHYNGTFQDGSGFDTSYQRNSTYNTYIGMGYVIQGMDKALQGLCIGEKRRVILPPHMAYGEKGTGDLIPGSAVLVFDIHVIDFHNPKDLVEIKVTSKPEKCNLTSEVDDLIQYRYNCSLMDGTLLYSSDHYENAPITTLGANKVIEGLDEGLRGMCVGEKRVVIVPPHLGHGENGAKGVPSSAVLHFELELLDLQKGVPDGYMFVWLGDSPDPLFPAMDLNKDLSVPLEEFTAFINIQVAEGTGRLRPGMDADGIIKDMFNNQDRNSDGKIVAEELKLKVEEDSDKARHEEL